A genome region from Rhizobium sp. ACO-34A includes the following:
- a CDS encoding integrating conjugative element protein produces the protein MERTEPVTISSSHSRSRIRYRLQAGLLAGVVVLSCLPVHAQNSPYSFQYQGKTMDDTVLYNIGGGRAVTMTGAASMYSIGVGVGWNSNLICGNMSIMTTLKNQLNGITQGFQRIMSEVVQNATSAVASLPALIIQRADPALYNLLTNGVLQARLDFDRSKLTCRAIANRMADIAGGQLGWDQIAEGLVLKKSVQSTDAVSAVEEAENSKGNEGVPWVGGENAGGAGQKPIKIVADVTRAGYNLVNGRDVEDTSAIDSSSCGERLACQTWDSPEKAVDFATRVLGEQVQQTCEDCTKTQATPGVGLTPMVQEEFDARWGTMQELVDGSKDPNSENLQTVSSASLPITRGVIEALRDEPDKDVLTRRLTSDAAFASALEKALLLQRTLLTGRKEPNVAANKLAQEAIGKESDNLDREIQNLKTEFELRREMTNNSPWFILTRQLIRGGASEGVDEGDPIRNRLIELQQQKSNGANP, from the coding sequence ATTGAGAGGACCGAACCCGTGACGATTTCCTCATCCCATTCCCGTTCTCGTATTCGCTACCGATTGCAAGCCGGCCTGCTGGCCGGTGTTGTGGTTCTCTCTTGCTTACCCGTCCATGCCCAGAACAGCCCGTACAGTTTTCAGTACCAGGGAAAGACCATGGACGACACCGTGCTCTACAATATCGGCGGTGGTCGGGCCGTGACCATGACGGGTGCGGCGAGCATGTATTCCATCGGCGTCGGTGTCGGCTGGAACAGCAACCTGATCTGCGGGAACATGAGCATCATGACCACGCTCAAGAACCAGTTGAACGGCATCACGCAGGGGTTCCAGCGGATCATGTCGGAGGTGGTTCAGAACGCCACGTCGGCGGTCGCCTCCCTGCCCGCCCTGATCATCCAGCGTGCCGATCCCGCCCTCTACAATCTCCTCACCAATGGCGTGCTGCAGGCGCGTCTGGACTTCGACCGCTCAAAGCTGACCTGCCGGGCGATCGCCAACCGCATGGCCGACATTGCCGGCGGGCAACTCGGTTGGGACCAGATCGCCGAGGGCCTCGTGCTCAAGAAATCCGTCCAGAGCACCGATGCCGTCTCCGCGGTCGAGGAAGCAGAGAACAGCAAGGGCAACGAGGGCGTGCCGTGGGTGGGTGGCGAGAATGCCGGCGGCGCCGGCCAGAAGCCGATCAAGATCGTCGCCGACGTGACGCGCGCCGGCTACAATCTGGTCAACGGCCGCGATGTGGAGGATACATCCGCGATAGACTCGTCCAGTTGCGGCGAGCGCCTTGCCTGCCAGACCTGGGATTCGCCGGAGAAGGCCGTCGACTTCGCGACCCGCGTTCTCGGCGAGCAGGTCCAGCAGACATGCGAGGACTGCACCAAGACGCAGGCCACACCCGGCGTTGGGCTGACGCCGATGGTTCAGGAAGAGTTCGATGCTCGGTGGGGAACGATGCAGGAACTGGTTGATGGCAGCAAGGACCCTAATTCGGAGAACCTTCAGACCGTCAGCAGCGCATCCTTGCCCATCACCCGCGGCGTGATCGAAGCGCTGCGTGACGAACCCGACAAGGACGTCCTGACCCGCCGCCTCACCTCCGACGCCGCTTTTGCAAGCGCGCTGGAAAAAGCTCTTCTGCTTCAGCGAACCCTGCTGACCGGACGCAAGGAACCCAATGTGGCCGCCAACAAGCTGGCTCAGGAGGCGATCGGCAAGGAAAGCGACAATCTCGATCGGGAGATCCAGAACCTCAAGACCGAATTCGAACTGCGCAGGGAAATGACCAACAACTCACCGTGGTTCATTCTCACGCGTCAGCTCATCCGCGGCGGGGCATCCGAAGGGGTCGATGAAGGCGATCCGATCCGCAACAGGCTGATCGAATTGCAGCAGCAGAAATCCAACGGGGCAAATCCATGA
- a CDS encoding integrating conjugative element protein: MKLSNRLRAGVVGIMLGCASSAAALDTASIAASALSPDCLEYRVVGICYWLRCGFFGCSVRTSVKIRHYVPDAVVSSYSNTGANPWMEVRLLSVANPTAVSGGDGTTSQPNENNLQKFKNADVIGHPAGGAFSGFAGTFGFACEGAGKPLIPYFLSTLDTIAWRYNLPESVYPEALIPGRREIGARTSMNLWGNVYPRGGFQHQADDYKGSAVVAQRAGDIVTRRGQPHVYQPLLASPRDGYWPAGELVEGDARTGKWQELTPTLTNSCAVFPNTNTRVQAKQGDFAWALWRPYSCCQRRGQVFLGSMNFD, translated from the coding sequence ATGAAGCTCTCCAATCGCCTGCGCGCCGGCGTCGTCGGCATCATGCTCGGCTGCGCATCGTCGGCCGCCGCACTCGACACCGCTTCGATCGCCGCATCTGCCCTTTCTCCCGATTGCCTCGAATATCGGGTCGTCGGCATCTGCTACTGGCTCAGATGCGGCTTCTTCGGCTGCTCGGTGCGAACCTCCGTCAAGATCCGCCATTATGTGCCGGATGCGGTAGTCTCCAGCTATTCCAACACCGGCGCGAACCCGTGGATGGAAGTGCGTCTCCTCAGCGTCGCCAATCCCACCGCCGTCAGCGGCGGCGACGGAACGACCAGCCAGCCGAACGAGAACAACCTCCAGAAATTCAAGAATGCCGACGTGATCGGCCACCCGGCCGGCGGCGCGTTCAGTGGGTTCGCCGGCACGTTCGGTTTTGCCTGCGAGGGGGCCGGAAAGCCGTTGATCCCCTACTTCCTCTCGACGCTCGATACGATCGCCTGGCGCTACAATCTGCCGGAATCCGTCTACCCGGAAGCCCTGATCCCCGGCCGGCGTGAGATCGGCGCCAGAACCTCCATGAACCTCTGGGGCAATGTCTATCCGCGTGGCGGCTTCCAGCACCAGGCCGATGACTACAAGGGCAGCGCCGTGGTCGCACAGCGCGCCGGCGATATCGTCACCCGCCGCGGCCAGCCGCACGTCTACCAGCCCCTGCTCGCCAGTCCCCGCGACGGCTACTGGCCGGCCGGTGAACTGGTCGAAGGCGATGCCAGGACCGGCAAATGGCAGGAACTCACCCCGACGCTCACCAACTCCTGCGCCGTGTTTCCGAACACCAACACCCGCGTCCAGGCAAAGCAGGGCGATTTCGCCTGGGCGCTGTGGCGGCCCTATAGCTGCTGCCAGCGGCGCGGTCAGGTGTTCCTCGGCAGCATGAACTTCGATTGA
- a CDS encoding integrating conjugative element protein, with translation MPHSLLSIFLTKGFPIASTSILLGTVAFENVSAAEIKVFTTRSISISAPADVTVAYLDDASAIEERLSANLPANQNSAETIARQRLQEGGAGLQQEIAAAYQGVADAWSLGIATLPAVVVDRRYVVYGEADIAKAVARIEEYRREQK, from the coding sequence ATGCCTCATTCGCTTCTTTCTATTTTCCTGACCAAAGGCTTTCCGATCGCATCGACCAGCATCCTGCTCGGCACGGTCGCGTTCGAAAACGTATCGGCCGCGGAGATCAAGGTCTTCACGACGCGATCCATTTCCATTTCCGCTCCTGCCGATGTGACAGTGGCCTATCTCGATGACGCCAGCGCGATCGAAGAACGGCTGTCGGCCAATCTTCCCGCCAACCAGAACAGCGCCGAAACCATCGCCCGGCAGCGTTTGCAGGAAGGCGGAGCAGGGCTGCAACAGGAGATCGCCGCCGCCTATCAGGGCGTAGCCGATGCCTGGAGCCTCGGCATCGCCACGCTTCCCGCCGTCGTGGTCGACCGGCGCTACGTCGTCTATGGCGAGGCTGACATTGCGAAGGCCGTGGCGCGGATCGAAGAATACCGGAGGGAGCAGAAATGA
- a CDS encoding conjugative transfer ATPase has product MRWPFSARNNAADTPETGPDNAWDRHVIGLAMNGIAEPGSMRDPRSRLAKRADEQKLYDVAPSFADLLPWAEYLPDSKSMLLDDGASVAAFYELTPVGTEGREASWLARARDALENALQDSFDELDEAPWVMQLYVQDEADWNHYIDSLADYVQPRAKGSAFSDFYLRFLGHHLRAIAKPGGLFEDTAVTHLPWRGQTRRVRLVVYRRVDRSPARRGLSPEQALNITCERLAGGLANAGIKTRRLDAAGIHDWLLRWFNPNPTMLGPGAEDRERFYRMASYPEESEPGEVELASGTDFSQRLFFGQPRSDLENGVWQFDGLPHRTIVVDRLRMPPAAGHITGETRKGGDAINTLMDQMPEDTVMCLTLVATPQDTLETHLNQLAKKAVGETLASEQTLRDVQQARGLIGGSHKLYRGAIAFYLRGRNLADLDARGLQLGNVLLNAGLQPVREEDEVAPLNSYLRWLPCVYDPMKDRRQWYTQLMFAQHAANLAPFWGRSPGTGHPGITFFNRGGGTVTFDPLNRLDRQMNAHLFLFGPTGSGKSATLNNILNQITAIYRPRLFIVEAGNSFGLFGDFAARLGLTVHRVKLSPGAGVSLAPFADAWRLVETPGKVQTLDADALDEDREQKDTIESDEQRDVLGELEITARLMITGGEDKEEARMTRADRSLIRQCILDAAHRCVPAKRTVLTRDVRDALRERGQDSTIPETRRARLLEMADAMDMFCQGVDGEMFDRPGTPWPEADITVVDLATFAREGYNAQLSIAYISLINTVNNIAERDQFLGRPIINVTDEGHIITKNPLLAPYVVKITKMWRKLGAWYWLATQNLDDLPRAAEPMLSMIEWWICLSMPPDEVEKIARFRELNPSQKALMLSARKEAGKFTEGVILSRSMELLFRAVPPSLYLALAMTEPEEKAERFQLMQEHGIGELNAAFKIAERMDRMRGIETLPMDELDEPG; this is encoded by the coding sequence ATGCGATGGCCCTTCTCCGCCCGAAATAACGCAGCCGATACCCCCGAAACCGGGCCTGACAATGCCTGGGATCGGCATGTCATAGGATTGGCGATGAACGGGATTGCCGAACCGGGCAGCATGCGCGACCCCAGGAGCAGGCTGGCGAAGCGCGCCGATGAACAGAAACTCTACGATGTCGCGCCGTCCTTTGCCGATCTGCTGCCATGGGCCGAGTACCTGCCGGACTCCAAATCCATGCTTCTCGATGACGGCGCCTCTGTCGCGGCCTTTTACGAACTCACGCCAGTTGGCACCGAGGGCCGGGAAGCAAGCTGGCTCGCCCGGGCGCGGGACGCCCTCGAGAACGCGCTTCAGGACAGTTTCGACGAACTGGACGAAGCGCCATGGGTGATGCAGCTCTACGTGCAGGACGAGGCCGACTGGAACCACTATATCGACAGTCTGGCGGACTATGTGCAGCCACGCGCCAAAGGCTCGGCCTTCAGCGACTTCTACCTGCGCTTTCTCGGCCATCACCTGCGCGCCATCGCCAAGCCGGGCGGGCTGTTCGAGGATACCGCCGTCACCCATCTTCCCTGGCGCGGGCAGACGAGGCGCGTGCGTCTGGTCGTCTACCGGCGTGTCGACCGGAGTCCGGCGCGGCGCGGGCTTTCCCCCGAGCAGGCGTTGAACATAACCTGCGAGCGGCTGGCGGGTGGTCTTGCCAATGCCGGTATCAAGACCCGCCGCCTCGATGCGGCCGGCATCCACGACTGGCTGCTGCGCTGGTTCAACCCCAATCCGACCATGTTGGGACCAGGCGCGGAAGACCGGGAACGCTTCTATCGTATGGCCAGCTATCCCGAGGAAAGCGAACCCGGTGAGGTCGAGCTTGCCAGCGGCACGGATTTTTCGCAGCGGCTCTTCTTCGGCCAGCCCCGCTCCGATCTGGAAAACGGCGTCTGGCAGTTCGACGGGCTTCCCCACCGGACGATCGTGGTCGACCGCCTGCGCATGCCGCCCGCCGCCGGTCATATCACCGGCGAAACCCGCAAGGGCGGTGACGCCATCAACACGCTGATGGACCAGATGCCGGAGGACACGGTGATGTGCCTCACGCTCGTCGCCACGCCGCAGGATACGCTCGAAACCCATCTGAACCAGCTTGCGAAGAAGGCCGTCGGCGAAACGCTGGCCTCGGAACAGACGCTGCGGGACGTACAGCAGGCACGCGGCCTGATCGGTGGCTCCCACAAGCTCTATCGTGGAGCCATCGCCTTCTACCTGCGCGGCCGCAATCTTGCCGATCTGGATGCACGGGGATTGCAACTCGGCAACGTCCTCCTCAATGCCGGTCTTCAGCCGGTCCGCGAGGAGGATGAGGTCGCTCCTCTCAACTCCTACCTGCGCTGGCTTCCCTGCGTCTACGATCCGATGAAGGACCGGCGGCAATGGTACACGCAACTGATGTTCGCCCAGCATGCCGCCAACCTCGCCCCCTTCTGGGGCCGTAGCCCCGGCACCGGGCATCCAGGGATCACCTTCTTCAATCGCGGTGGCGGAACCGTTACCTTCGATCCCTTGAACCGCCTCGATCGACAGATGAACGCCCATCTCTTCCTGTTTGGCCCGACCGGCTCCGGCAAGTCGGCGACCCTCAACAATATCCTCAACCAGATCACCGCCATCTATCGGCCGCGGCTGTTCATCGTCGAGGCCGGCAATTCCTTCGGCCTGTTCGGCGATTTCGCCGCAAGGCTCGGGCTCACCGTGCACCGTGTAAAACTGTCGCCCGGCGCTGGCGTCAGTCTCGCGCCCTTCGCCGATGCCTGGAGGCTGGTAGAAACGCCGGGCAAGGTGCAGACGCTGGACGCCGACGCGCTGGACGAGGATCGGGAGCAGAAAGACACGATCGAGAGCGATGAACAGCGCGATGTGCTCGGCGAGTTGGAGATCACCGCTCGGCTGATGATCACCGGCGGCGAGGACAAGGAAGAGGCGCGCATGACGCGCGCCGACCGCAGCTTGATCAGGCAATGCATTCTCGACGCCGCCCATCGCTGCGTGCCGGCGAAACGGACCGTGCTGACCCGCGACGTGCGCGATGCGCTGCGCGAGCGGGGTCAGGACTCCACGATTCCCGAAACGCGCCGCGCTCGCCTCCTCGAAATGGCCGACGCGATGGATATGTTTTGCCAGGGTGTCGATGGCGAAATGTTCGACCGGCCCGGCACCCCATGGCCGGAGGCCGACATCACCGTCGTCGACCTCGCCACCTTCGCACGCGAGGGCTACAACGCCCAGCTCTCCATCGCCTACATCTCGCTGATCAACACGGTCAACAATATCGCCGAGCGCGACCAGTTCCTCGGCCGTCCGATCATCAACGTCACGGATGAAGGCCACATCATCACGAAGAACCCGCTGCTCGCCCCCTATGTGGTGAAGATCACCAAGATGTGGCGCAAGCTCGGCGCATGGTATTGGCTCGCCACCCAGAACCTCGACGACCTGCCGAGGGCAGCCGAACCCATGCTCTCGATGATCGAATGGTGGATCTGCCTCTCCATGCCGCCGGACGAGGTCGAGAAGATCGCCCGGTTCCGCGAACTCAATCCCTCGCAGAAGGCGCTGATGCTTTCGGCCCGCAAAGAAGCCGGCAAGTTCACCGAGGGCGTGATCCTCTCACGCTCGATGGAGCTGTTGTTCCGCGCCGTCCCGCCAAGCCTCTATCTGGCGCTTGCCATGACCGAGCCCGAAGAGAAAGCCGAGCGGTTCCAGCTCATGCAGGAGCACGGAATCGGCGAACTGAATGCCGCCTTCAAGATCGCCGAGCGGATGGACCGCATGCGCGGCATCGAAACGCTGCCGATGGACGAGCTGGATGAGCCGGGCTGA
- a CDS encoding conjugal transfer protein: protein MRRIWINGQINGLAVLAVAVTLAGCGTSKDKLLPHDNRTMMDIWTSETGGSARSGQTARQLLDARQSLRRPLTETDLKAAPAVAASYTRTAQNEIYSQFHRLPNPDLAMYVFPHLTGSDPAPVPGYTTIFPLYQRQQYAMPGERTENY from the coding sequence ATGCGCAGGATCTGGATTAACGGCCAAATTAACGGTCTGGCGGTGCTGGCCGTCGCCGTGACACTTGCCGGCTGCGGAACCAGCAAGGACAAACTGCTGCCCCATGACAACCGGACCATGATGGATATCTGGACCAGTGAGACAGGCGGCAGCGCCCGCAGCGGACAGACTGCCCGGCAATTGCTCGACGCCCGCCAGTCATTGCGCCGTCCCTTGACCGAAACCGACCTGAAGGCGGCGCCGGCGGTTGCCGCCAGCTATACCCGCACGGCCCAAAACGAGATTTACAGCCAGTTCCACCGGCTGCCGAACCCGGATCTCGCCATGTATGTATTCCCGCATCTGACCGGCAGCGATCCGGCTCCCGTTCCGGGCTACACCACAATCTTTCCGCTTTATCAGCGCCAGCAATACGCCATGCCGGGCGAGCGGACGGAGAATTACTGA
- a CDS encoding integrating conjugative element protein — translation MRSNGLLKWLMIPMALLVVFVGVKLFSGGGEQPSGPGGPQLTPEEARALGIEGDTPRDTVATLVGLVRQLRGELQTALSDNRTQKAENDRLRAREGAIDRRIQSALENERNQLRQDREQVMGERSRTQGMLQDLQRRIENLKEGELPVGLGLEGASADGVQWTEPDDARREKRSGTSGDSFSFPTSFGSAQSLIDDSKAAVADNRATAVPKAKPVYTVPTNSTLIGSIAMTALIGRVPIDGTVNDPYPFKVLIGPDNLTANGIDIPDVAGAVVSGTASGDWTLSCVRGQIRSVTFVFNDGTIRTLPEDGGRNSNRQQSNSSNNSIQDGLGWISDPYGIPCVSGERRSNAQQYLGTQALITAAGAGAASLIKSDNGSVAVVSNNDGSIGTVGISGNEAMGRILAGGVQDMSAWVNKLYGQAFAAVYVRPGAKVAVHIEQPLTIDYEPKGRKVDHRIGETAHAQDLD, via the coding sequence ATGCGCAGTAATGGTCTCCTCAAATGGCTGATGATCCCGATGGCGCTGCTGGTTGTCTTCGTCGGCGTCAAACTGTTTTCGGGTGGGGGCGAACAACCTTCCGGACCCGGCGGCCCACAACTCACGCCGGAAGAAGCCCGCGCGCTCGGCATCGAAGGTGACACGCCGCGCGACACGGTCGCCACCCTGGTCGGCCTGGTCCGCCAGTTGCGCGGCGAACTCCAGACCGCGCTTTCCGACAATCGCACACAGAAGGCCGAGAACGATCGGCTGCGCGCCCGCGAAGGCGCCATCGATCGCCGTATTCAGAGCGCATTGGAAAACGAGCGCAACCAGTTGCGGCAGGACCGTGAACAGGTGATGGGCGAGCGTAGCCGGACGCAGGGCATGTTGCAGGATTTGCAGCGCCGAATCGAGAATCTGAAGGAAGGTGAACTGCCGGTCGGCCTCGGGCTGGAGGGCGCAAGCGCCGATGGCGTTCAATGGACCGAGCCTGACGATGCCCGCCGGGAGAAACGCAGCGGCACATCCGGCGACAGCTTCAGCTTCCCGACCTCGTTCGGTTCGGCACAGAGCCTTATAGACGATAGCAAGGCGGCCGTCGCCGACAACCGGGCAACGGCGGTCCCGAAGGCAAAACCGGTCTATACGGTCCCCACCAATTCGACGCTGATAGGCTCCATCGCCATGACGGCGCTGATCGGCCGCGTGCCGATCGACGGGACCGTCAACGACCCCTATCCCTTCAAGGTGCTCATCGGCCCGGACAACCTCACCGCCAACGGCATCGACATTCCCGATGTCGCCGGCGCGGTGGTGAGCGGCACGGCATCCGGCGACTGGACGCTTTCGTGCGTCCGCGGGCAGATCCGCTCGGTCACGTTCGTCTTCAACGACGGGACAATCCGCACCCTGCCGGAAGACGGTGGCCGCAACAGCAATCGCCAGCAGAGCAACAGTAGCAATAATAGCATACAGGACGGCCTTGGCTGGATCAGCGACCCCTACGGCATCCCCTGCGTCAGCGGCGAGCGCCGCAGCAACGCCCAGCAATATCTTGGCACGCAGGCTCTGATCACCGCAGCCGGCGCGGGCGCCGCCTCTCTGATCAAGTCCGACAATGGCAGCGTCGCCGTCGTTTCCAACAATGACGGCTCGATCGGCACCGTCGGCATATCCGGCAACGAGGCCATGGGCCGCATTCTGGCTGGTGGCGTGCAGGATATGTCGGCCTGGGTCAACAAGCTCTACGGCCAGGCATTCGCTGCCGTCTATGTGCGCCCGGGCGCGAAGGTCGCCGTCCATATCGAACAGCCCCTCACCATCGACTACGAGCCGAAGGGCCGCAAGGTCGATCATCGTATTGGAGAGACCGCCCATGCGCAGGATCTGGATTAA
- a CDS encoding integrating conjugative element protein: MKRTRIPISLLMAAGLASTAHSVELLRWERLPLAVPLQVGQERVVFIDRNVRVGVPASIGSRLRVQSAAGAIYLKASEPIEPTRLQLQDADSGTLILLDIVADAAKADQPPLEPVRIVEGETAPVRYGDLSAVSGDGDDKDDSTPSRPVRETPIPVVLTRYASQNLYAPLRTVESVAGVTRATVRRNLSLGSLIPTQPVRAQVLAGWRLDDFWVTAVRLSNRSNRWITLDPRDLQGDFSTGTFQHDALGPAGTPDDTTVVYLVTKGYGLAESLLPVVSRIDASKNRPVPSNGKLGGDYAQ; encoded by the coding sequence ATGAAACGCACCCGTATTCCCATCAGCCTCCTCATGGCCGCCGGCCTCGCCTCGACGGCTCATTCGGTCGAACTCCTCCGCTGGGAACGCCTGCCGCTCGCCGTGCCCCTCCAGGTCGGTCAGGAACGCGTCGTGTTCATCGATCGCAACGTCCGCGTCGGCGTACCCGCCTCCATCGGCAGCCGTCTCAGGGTGCAGAGCGCGGCCGGCGCGATCTATCTGAAGGCCAGCGAGCCGATCGAGCCGACGCGGCTGCAATTGCAGGATGCCGACAGCGGCACACTCATCCTGCTGGATATCGTCGCCGACGCGGCGAAAGCCGACCAGCCACCGCTTGAACCGGTGCGGATCGTCGAGGGTGAGACTGCGCCCGTTCGTTATGGCGATTTGTCGGCTGTGTCAGGCGACGGTGACGACAAGGACGATTCCACCCCATCGCGCCCGGTTCGGGAAACGCCGATCCCCGTCGTCCTGACCCGCTACGCCTCCCAGAATCTCTATGCGCCGCTCCGAACCGTCGAGTCGGTCGCCGGCGTCACCCGTGCGACAGTCAGGCGAAACCTTTCCCTCGGCTCCCTGATACCGACGCAGCCGGTCCGTGCGCAGGTTCTGGCCGGCTGGCGGCTCGACGACTTCTGGGTCACGGCCGTTCGCCTCTCGAACAGATCGAACCGCTGGATCACCCTCGATCCGCGCGATCTGCAGGGGGATTTTTCGACCGGCACGTTTCAACACGATGCGCTGGGACCGGCCGGCACGCCGGACGACACCACCGTCGTCTACCTCGTGACCAAAGGCTATGGGCTGGCGGAATCGTTGCTGCCGGTGGTCAGCCGGATCGATGCCAGCAAGAACCGGCCGGTTCCGTCGAATGGGAAACTGGGAGGCGACTATGCGCAGTAA
- a CDS encoding conjugal transfer protein, with protein sequence MTGQQDLRSDGTVAFLPHRLNRHPIVVRGLTADELWVCASLSGTAGFVVGIPLSIVFASIAITPTAIVAAIAAGVFVGGGVLRRQKRGRPDVWIYRQIQWWIARHVFLLTSFAGGSTLITRSGYWTTRRTR encoded by the coding sequence ATGACAGGACAGCAGGATCTCCGCTCGGACGGAACGGTGGCGTTTCTGCCGCACCGGCTCAATCGCCACCCGATCGTCGTTCGCGGTCTGACCGCGGACGAGCTTTGGGTCTGCGCCAGCCTTTCCGGCACGGCCGGCTTCGTCGTGGGGATACCGCTGTCCATCGTCTTCGCGTCGATCGCTATCACCCCCACGGCGATCGTCGCCGCCATCGCCGCCGGCGTCTTCGTCGGCGGCGGTGTGCTGCGCCGCCAAAAACGCGGCCGGCCGGATGTCTGGATCTACCGGCAGATCCAGTGGTGGATCGCCAGGCACGTCTTCCTGCTGACCTCGTTTGCCGGCGGTAGCACCCTGATCACACGCTCGGGTTACTGGACCACACGGAGGACCAGATGA
- a CDS encoding integrating conjugative element membrane protein produces the protein MTRYIPHIRSAAIAVPLSAPATALMPSLALAQGLPTLEDPSRGTGSGIMDTLRNYSYDMVMLIALLVVASMFIGVSYHAYSRYAEIHTGRATWGQFGLSVAVGAILLVVGIWLLTRATGIL, from the coding sequence ATGACCCGATACATTCCCCATATCCGTTCCGCCGCCATCGCGGTTCCTCTCTCCGCCCCGGCAACCGCACTGATGCCGTCCTTGGCGCTGGCACAGGGCCTTCCGACCCTGGAAGACCCGTCGCGCGGCACCGGCTCCGGCATCATGGATACGCTGCGCAACTACTCTTACGACATGGTGATGCTGATCGCGCTGCTGGTGGTCGCCTCGATGTTCATCGGCGTCAGCTACCATGCCTATTCCCGCTATGCCGAGATCCACACCGGCCGCGCTACCTGGGGCCAGTTCGGTCTTTCCGTCGCCGTCGGCGCCATTCTTCTGGTCGTCGGCATCTGGCTGCTGACCCGCGCCACCGGCATCCTTTGA
- a CDS encoding integrating conjugative element protein — MNADQLSAFQANGGFTPSAVSIVLVGTVFAVLLVWGAWALRTAYVGWSDERLSQRQFLGVAVRFASIYLVLTLFLLS; from the coding sequence ATGAACGCCGACCAGCTCTCCGCCTTTCAGGCGAATGGCGGCTTCACGCCCTCAGCCGTCTCGATCGTTTTGGTCGGCACCGTCTTCGCCGTTCTCCTTGTCTGGGGCGCATGGGCGCTCCGCACCGCCTATGTCGGCTGGTCGGACGAGCGGCTGTCCCAACGTCAGTTCCTCGGCGTCGCGGTGCGTTTCGCGTCGATCTACCTGGTGCTGACCCTCTTCCTCCTCTCGTAA
- a CDS encoding raqprd family integrative conjugative element protein translates to MARPFNLASIWRQIMTALLLGGLTLTQPAAADDDSQEREHLAAVVRQIELAGRLAQQSATAAPRTRTRYHFDYRRLNADLNRIRAGINDYLAPPREQPRDPSALTGDYRRETSPETAK, encoded by the coding sequence ATGGCGCGACCCTTCAATCTGGCTTCGATATGGCGGCAGATCATGACCGCCTTGCTTCTCGGCGGCCTGACGCTGACCCAGCCGGCAGCGGCCGATGACGACAGCCAGGAACGCGAACACCTTGCGGCTGTTGTCCGCCAGATCGAGCTTGCCGGTCGACTGGCCCAGCAGTCGGCGACAGCAGCGCCTCGGACCCGCACCCGCTATCATTTCGACTACAGGCGTCTCAACGCCGACCTGAACCGGATCAGAGCCGGTATCAACGATTATCTCGCCCCTCCTCGCGAACAGCCGCGCGATCCCTCCGCGCTCACCGGTGACTATCGCAGGGAAACCAGCCCGGAGACCGCCAAATGA
- a CDS encoding growth inhibitor PemK produces the protein MKRGDLITIAVSGDYGKPWPALVVQDDAFTELPSVTVLQLTSDVREEHLVRITIQPDANNGLRKPSQIMIDRAMTVPRAKAGAVFGRLDAQAMETVNLALLRFFGLGAQRTQFQAK, from the coding sequence ATGAAACGCGGTGACCTGATTACGATCGCCGTGAGTGGCGACTACGGCAAACCATGGCCGGCGCTCGTGGTGCAGGATGACGCCTTTACCGAACTGCCGTCCGTTACGGTGCTCCAACTGACAAGCGACGTTCGTGAGGAGCATCTGGTTCGGATCACAATCCAGCCGGACGCCAATAATGGTTTGCGTAAGCCCTCGCAGATCATGATCGATCGGGCCATGACTGTGCCGCGCGCAAAGGCCGGAGCCGTGTTCGGGCGTCTGGACGCGCAGGCCATGGAGACCGTCAATCTCGCCCTTCTGCGGTTTTTCGGACTTGGGGCGCAACGAACACAATTCCAGGCAAAATAG